From one Desulfobacteraceae bacterium genomic stretch:
- a CDS encoding phosphoribosylformylglycinamidine synthase produces MPHRLEIALKPELVDAEGEGIRRKAGDYFGITVTRVRTVQILTIDAALSADQLAAIQNEIFTNPVTQTSSYDPLPVPFDWSIWVGYRPGVRDNPGSTAVEAIEDLLKIRFAREEAVFTSKRYCLEAQGLSFAAMERIAGELLANDIIQQWRIIPKSDWDPAVGIGYILPKVKLNHEPVVTTVAVDSDASLRRISFERNLALNPQDIPVIREYFTRPGVRSARAAVGLGDPTDIELEYLSQARSDHCNHNTFRGLFNYRELAGGPAETIDSLFKTCIEAPTLALKERKPWVVSVLWDNAGVARFDDDHHYVVTGETHNSPSNMEAYGGAITGIVGVYRDPMGTGKGAKLIMGSYGFCVGHRDYEGHLRPRLHPRRLLDGVIEGVRDGGNKSGIPTTFGQVLFHPGYMGKCLVFVTAVGLMPKTVDERPAEEKTTTPGDLVIMCGGRVGKDGIHGVTASSEVFSEHTPAGHVQIGDPYTQKKMHDFLLQARDEGLIAFITDNGGGGLSSSIGESARFAGGCEVDLDRVPLKYDGLDQWEIWVSESQERMTVAIKPQHLDRFMALSRRHAVESTVIGKYTDSGKLHIRYKGETCAFVDLDLLESGFPQWRFDADWLPPESRGLNEPVVQEPRNYARLLLDILARPNICSKEWITRQYDHEVQGSSVIKPLVGAASDVNSDASVIRPVLTSNRGLAFSQALLPAYSAIDTYHMTACTIDEAVRRLVAVGADPDQIGGVDNFCWPNIQFDPQANPDGRFKAAQLVRSCRALRDLCLAYEIPLLSGKDSMYVDGLLEGAYGERHKVSALPSLQFSATSVVADVEKCQSMDSKIPGDLVYVLGLTRDELGAGEYYEHLGYLGCRVPRVRPAEALPLYHALATAIEASAVASVHGVYRGGLGVHLAMVAMGGNLGMALDLAAVPAEPALRPDRLLFSESAGRFIVTVDPSQKARFEGLLAGSVFACIGEVTAAPQIVIDCGGASCRRILSVPLKELKRAWKAPFGDLR; encoded by the coding sequence ATGCCCCACCGACTCGAAATTGCCTTGAAACCCGAGCTGGTCGATGCAGAAGGGGAGGGGATCCGCCGCAAAGCCGGCGATTACTTCGGCATCACCGTCACGCGGGTTCGGACGGTGCAGATCCTGACCATCGATGCCGCCCTTTCCGCCGATCAGCTGGCCGCCATCCAGAATGAGATCTTCACCAACCCGGTCACGCAGACCAGTTCCTATGACCCGCTGCCGGTCCCCTTCGACTGGAGCATCTGGGTGGGCTATCGCCCCGGCGTGCGCGACAACCCCGGCAGCACGGCGGTCGAGGCGATCGAGGACCTCTTGAAAATCCGCTTCGCCCGGGAGGAGGCCGTCTTCACCTCCAAGCGCTACTGCCTCGAAGCCCAAGGGCTCTCCTTTGCGGCGATGGAGCGGATCGCCGGCGAGCTTCTGGCCAACGACATCATCCAGCAGTGGCGGATTATCCCCAAATCGGATTGGGACCCGGCCGTGGGTATCGGTTACATCCTGCCCAAGGTCAAGCTCAACCACGAGCCGGTGGTCACCACCGTCGCCGTCGACAGCGACGCCAGCCTGCGCCGGATCAGCTTTGAGCGCAACCTGGCGCTGAACCCACAGGACATCCCCGTCATTCGCGAATATTTTACCCGCCCGGGGGTTCGAAGCGCACGGGCGGCGGTGGGGCTGGGCGACCCCACCGACATCGAACTCGAGTATCTGTCCCAGGCCCGCAGCGACCACTGCAATCACAACACATTCCGCGGGCTTTTTAACTACCGCGAACTTGCCGGCGGCCCCGCCGAGACCATCGACAGCCTGTTCAAAACCTGCATCGAAGCCCCGACCCTGGCCCTCAAAGAACGCAAACCCTGGGTGGTTTCGGTGCTCTGGGACAATGCCGGGGTGGCCCGTTTCGACGATGATCACCACTATGTCGTTACCGGTGAAACCCACAACTCACCCTCCAACATGGAGGCCTACGGCGGCGCCATTACCGGGATCGTCGGGGTTTACCGGGACCCCATGGGAACCGGCAAAGGGGCCAAGCTCATCATGGGCAGCTACGGCTTCTGTGTCGGCCACCGGGATTACGAGGGGCATTTGCGGCCCCGGTTGCACCCGCGGCGGTTGCTGGACGGGGTCATCGAAGGGGTCCGCGACGGCGGCAACAAGAGCGGCATCCCGACGACCTTCGGCCAGGTCCTGTTTCACCCCGGCTACATGGGCAAGTGCCTGGTCTTCGTGACCGCCGTGGGGCTGATGCCCAAAACCGTGGACGAGCGGCCCGCCGAGGAAAAGACAACAACCCCCGGCGACCTGGTGATCATGTGCGGCGGGCGCGTGGGAAAGGACGGGATCCACGGTGTGACGGCCTCTTCCGAGGTCTTTTCGGAACACACCCCGGCGGGCCACGTGCAAATCGGGGACCCCTACACCCAGAAAAAAATGCACGATTTCCTGCTCCAGGCCCGGGATGAGGGCTTGATCGCCTTTATCACCGACAACGGCGGCGGCGGACTTTCCTCCTCCATCGGCGAATCGGCCCGGTTTGCCGGCGGCTGCGAGGTGGATCTGGACCGCGTGCCTTTGAAATACGACGGCCTCGACCAGTGGGAGATCTGGGTCTCCGAATCCCAGGAGCGCATGACGGTGGCCATCAAGCCCCAGCATTTGGACCGGTTCATGGCCCTTTCCCGGCGGCACGCCGTGGAAAGCACCGTCATCGGGAAATACACCGACAGCGGCAAGCTTCACATCCGCTACAAGGGCGAGACCTGTGCCTTTGTCGATCTGGATCTGCTGGAATCCGGTTTTCCCCAGTGGCGTTTTGACGCCGACTGGCTGCCGCCGGAAAGCCGCGGCCTGAATGAGCCGGTGGTGCAGGAGCCCCGGAATTACGCCCGTCTACTGCTGGACATACTGGCGCGCCCCAACATCTGCTCCAAGGAGTGGATCACCCGCCAGTACGACCATGAGGTCCAGGGCAGCAGTGTGATCAAGCCCCTGGTGGGCGCCGCAAGCGACGTCAACAGCGATGCCAGCGTGATCCGCCCGGTGCTCACTTCCAACCGTGGACTGGCCTTTTCCCAGGCCCTCCTGCCGGCCTACTCGGCCATCGACACCTACCACATGACCGCCTGCACCATCGATGAGGCGGTCCGGCGCCTGGTGGCCGTGGGTGCCGATCCCGATCAGATCGGCGGGGTGGACAATTTCTGCTGGCCCAACATCCAGTTCGACCCCCAGGCCAACCCCGACGGTCGCTTCAAGGCGGCTCAGCTCGTGCGCTCCTGCCGGGCGCTGCGGGATCTTTGCCTGGCGTACGAAATCCCGCTGCTTTCGGGTAAAGACAGCATGTACGTCGACGGTCTGCTGGAAGGCGCCTACGGGGAGCGTCACAAGGTCTCCGCGCTGCCCTCCCTGCAGTTTTCGGCAACCTCGGTGGTGGCTGACGTTGAAAAATGCCAGAGCATGGACAGCAAGATCCCGGGGGATCTGGTGTATGTTCTGGGGCTGACCCGCGACGAGCTCGGCGCCGGCGAGTACTACGAGCACCTCGGCTATCTGGGCTGCCGGGTGCCGCGGGTGCGGCCGGCCGAAGCTCTCCCCCTCTACCACGCCCTGGCAACCGCCATCGAGGCTTCCGCCGTGGCCTCGGTTCACGGGGTTTACCGCGGGGGGCTGGGGGTCCATCTGGCGATGGTCGCCATGGGAGGCAATCTCGGGATGGCGCTTGATCTTGCCGCCGTGCCCGCGG